The following proteins are encoded in a genomic region of Glycine soja cultivar W05 chromosome 17, ASM419377v2, whole genome shotgun sequence:
- the LOC114391667 gene encoding uncharacterized protein LOC114391667, translating to MVLDEEIHELTLKLQRLHRRSKVKDLGARKNRNFDKQVSVLQRRLEQIGGSSDEIYLREFQEMENISLSIKRSSIADDNVVASGKLNVEILRRKMEGLSKGILLQRMEEEYNSVLSTASNSLASSGSNSKRLEYQDSSWVRVPHQYSNFTSPSL from the exons ATGGTTTTGGATGAGGAGATTCATGAGTTGACACTGAAACTTCAGAGATTGCACAGGAGGTCGAAAGTCAAGGATTTAGGGGCCAGGAAGAACAGAAATTTTGACAAGCAGGTTTCTGTTCTACAGAGGCGACTGGAGCAGATTGGAGGGTCATCAGATGAGATTTATTTGAGGGAGTTTCAAGAGATGGAAAACATAAGCTTGTCAATTAAAAGAAGTAGCATAGCTGATGATAACGTTGTTGCAAGTGGAAAACTAAAT GTGGAGATTTTGAGGAGGAAAATGGAGGGATTGTCAAAGGGCATATTATTACAGAGAATGGAGGAAGAGTATAATTCAGTGCTGTCCACTGCTAGTAATTCTCTTGCTAGTTCTGGTTCAAATTCCAAAAGACTTGAATATCAAGATTCATCTTGGGTACGAGTACCTCATCAG TACAGTAacttcacttctccttcccttTGA